In the Lottiidibacillus patelloidae genome, one interval contains:
- a CDS encoding ABC transporter permease: protein MNKFFIVFLHTYINKLKSKAFIITSVISVALILLVSNMDVIIAKFDKEEVISVIVLDETKQLKPLLEQHLSNTDTHINLISYDDSENKATEEVIEGNYDGLLHLKVSNENLPVATFKAKTVTEASWINDIQRALQQVKIMQATEQLGLDPAEVAKIYEPVPFEKIALEKGAKTEEELDAARGIVYVLLFLIYFAVIFYGTMISTEVATEKSSRVMEILISSVSPVTQMFGKIVGIAALGLTQFTLILSAGYIGMKNRPPKEDGAPSNFIEFISFDELPVITVIYALVFFMLGFLLYATLLAVLGSLVNRVEEANQVVSPVIILMVVGFMIAMSGLGNPTTSFIQVTSFIPFFSPMIMFLRVGMLDVPILEVILSISILIGTTIALAIIGARIYSGGVLMYGNAMSFKNIKKAFQITKK, encoded by the coding sequence ATGAATAAGTTTTTCATTGTTTTTTTACATACATACATTAATAAATTAAAATCGAAAGCTTTTATTATTACGAGTGTCATTTCGGTTGCACTAATCTTACTCGTTTCCAACATGGATGTCATTATCGCTAAGTTTGATAAGGAGGAAGTTATTTCCGTAATTGTCTTAGATGAGACGAAACAATTAAAGCCTCTACTAGAGCAGCATTTAAGTAATACGGATACCCATATAAATCTTATTTCATATGATGATAGTGAAAATAAAGCGACAGAGGAAGTAATCGAAGGTAACTACGATGGCTTGTTACATCTAAAGGTATCTAATGAAAATCTTCCAGTGGCAACCTTCAAAGCTAAAACAGTGACAGAGGCTAGTTGGATCAATGATATACAACGAGCACTTCAACAAGTCAAAATCATGCAAGCGACAGAGCAATTAGGACTGGACCCGGCAGAAGTAGCGAAAATATATGAACCTGTTCCGTTTGAAAAAATTGCTCTTGAAAAAGGTGCAAAAACAGAAGAAGAATTAGATGCGGCAAGAGGAATTGTCTACGTTCTATTATTTTTAATCTATTTTGCAGTCATCTTTTATGGAACGATGATTTCAACAGAGGTTGCTACAGAGAAATCTTCAAGAGTAATGGAAATATTGATTTCATCCGTATCACCTGTGACACAAATGTTTGGAAAGATAGTTGGAATTGCCGCATTAGGATTAACCCAGTTCACTTTAATATTATCGGCAGGATACATTGGAATGAAAAATCGGCCGCCGAAGGAAGATGGCGCGCCTAGCAATTTTATTGAATTTATTAGTTTTGATGAACTACCAGTAATAACAGTAATTTACGCACTGGTATTTTTCATGCTAGGATTTTTATTGTATGCTACGCTCTTAGCGGTTTTAGGTTCACTTGTAAATCGAGTCGAAGAAGCGAATCAAGTCGTTTCTCCTGTCATAATTTTAATGGTAGTCGGCTTTATGATTGCCATGTCAGGGCTTGGTAATCCGACTACGTCATTCATCCAAGTAACATCTTTTATCCCCTTCTTCTCGCCGATGATTATGTTTTTACGTGTTGGGATGCTAGATGTTCCAATTTTAGAAGTAATTCTATCCATTTCTATATTAATTGGTACGACGATAGCTCTTGCAATCATCGGTGCGAGAATTTATAGTGGTGGCGTATTAATGTATGGAAATGCAATGTCATTTAAGAATATAAAAAAAGCTTTTCAAATAACGAAAAAGTAA